One window of Electrophorus electricus isolate fEleEle1 chromosome 24, fEleEle1.pri, whole genome shotgun sequence genomic DNA carries:
- the uts2a gene encoding urotensin 2, alpha: MICNLLLSYTLFLLSVSSLLAYPVSDVADMLYSRPGSLEEVGAVGPDELSVSGINGLLLQRAAAPGFSPLLFRQGLTVTGPLPKEALKEVLLEKPSLLSSTSHLLGIKRPYRRRASRTECFWKYCV; this comes from the exons ATGATCTGTAACCTTCtcctctcttacactctcttcctcctctctgtcagcTCGCTGCTGGCGTATCCTGTTTCAGACGTGGCGGACATGCTTTACTCCAGGCCTG GCTCGTTGGAGGAGGTTGGAGCGGTCGGCCCAGACGAGCTGTCCGTGTCAGGTATAAACGGTCTCCTCCTCCAGAGGGCAGCAGCCCCGGGTTTCTCCCCACTGCTCTTCAGACAGG GTCTCACAGTGACAGGGCCGCTACCCAAGGAGGCTCTAAAAGAG GTCCTGCTAGAGAAGCCAAGCCTTTTAAGCTCTACGAGTCATCTGCTCGGCATCAAGAGACCGTACAGACGGAGGGCCAGCAGGACCGAATGTTTCTGGAAGTACTGTGTTTAA